The Candida dubliniensis CD36 chromosome 2, complete sequence genome contains a region encoding:
- a CDS encoding U1 snRNP U1C (U1-C), putative (Similar to S. cerevisiae YHC1) encodes MPKYYCDYCKSYLTHDTMSVRKSHLQGRNHIKFYCDYYEAKAKETNIWNPSSIPYEMTLEKLNRYSDGEKSSGSNEDNMDIDRKESSLDHNSRNDAHHGDDGNGNGNGNDGDDEDDDEMIFLPPPPNLPGLPLPPPAVYNNQKEYQKAILRQTLTNS; translated from the coding sequence ATGCCGAAATACTATTGTGATTATTGTAAGTCATATTTGACCCATGATACAATGAGTGTGAGAAAATCACATTTGCAGGGGAGGAATCATATCAAATTCTATTGTGATTATTACGAAGCAAAGGCGAAGGAAACTAATATTTGGAATCCTCTGAGCATACCTTATGAAATGACTCTAGAGAAGTTGAATCGATATAGTGATGGGGAGAAATCTAGTGGTTCAAATGAAGATAATATGGATATCGACAGGAAGGAGAGTAGTCTAGATCATAATTCAAGAAATGATGCTCATCATGGTGACGATGGCAATGGCAATGGCAATGGCAATGATGGCGacgatgaagatgatgatgagatgatttttttgccaCCTCCACCCAACTTGCCTGGATTACCTTTGCCTCCACCAGCAGTATATAACAATCAAAAGGAATATCAGAAGGCTATACTAAGGCAAACATTAACGAACAGCTGA
- a CDS encoding GTP-binding nuclear protein, Ran family member, putative (Similar to S. cerevisiae GSP1;~In S. cerevisiae, involved in the maintenance of nuclear organization, RNA processing and transport; regulated by Prp20p, Rna1p, Yrb1p, Yrb2p, Yrp4p, Yrb30p, Cse1p and Kap95p; yeast Gsp2p homolog): protein MAQEVPTFKLVLVGDGGTGKTTFVKRHLTGEFEKKYIATLGVEVHPLGFHTNFGELKFDVWDTAGQEKFGGLRDGYYINGQCGIIMFDVTSRITYKNVPNWHRDLVRVCENIPIVLCGNKVDVKERKVKAKTITFHRKKNLQYYDISAKSNYNFEKPFLWLARKLVGNPQLEFVASPALAPPEVQVDADLMQKYQQEMEQATALPLPDEDDADL from the coding sequence ATGGCTCAAGAAGTTCCTACATTCAAATTAGTTTTAgttggtgatggtggtaCCGGTAAAACCACTTTTGTTAAAAGACATTTAACTggtgaatttgaaaaaaaatacattGCTACTTTAGGGGTTGAAGTCCATCCATTAGGATTCCACACCAACTTTGGGGAATTGAAATTCGATGTCTGGGATACTGCCGGTCAAGAAAAATTCGGTGGTTTAAGAGATGGTTACTATATCAACGGTCAATGTGGTATCATTATGTTTGATGTCACTTCAAGAATCACTTATAAGAACGTTCCAAACTGGCATAGAGATTTGGTCAGAGTTTGTGAAAACattccaattgttttatGTGGTAACAAAGTTGATGTTAAAGAACGTAAAGTTAAAGCTAAAACCATCACTTTCCACAGAAAGAAGAACTTGCAATACTACGATATCTCTGCTAAATCCAACTATAACTTTGAAAAACCATTCTTGTGGTTGGCTAGAAAATTGGTTGGTAACCCACAATTAGAATTTGTTGCCTCTCCAGCTTTGGCTCCACCAGAAGTTCAAGTCGATGCCGACTTGATGCAAAAATACCAACAAGAAATGGAACAAGCTACTGCTTTACCATTGcctgatgaagatgatgctGATTTGTAA